In Luteitalea sp. TBR-22, one genomic interval encodes:
- a CDS encoding serine/threonine-protein kinase, translated as MRLLVRSEISHYRIVRKLGSGGMGEVFLAEDTTLGRKVAIKMLPDTNVGSEVARRRLINEARAAAALDHPNICAIHEIGEEDGCVFVVMQYVEGETLAERIARQPLSPADVLDIGIQATQALEAAHAAGVIHRDIKPQNIIVTPRGQLKILDFGLAKLAPADLADTQTSERLTLAGTVLGTPAFMSPEQLRGLDIDARADIYALGATLYECATGRAAFGGGTLVDVAMRVMSVTPPPPSEVNTAMPPALDAIIAKAMARDASARYQSARLLHDDLRGLEHSLAGATLPPTVTGPAPVPVGGRSVRFWTLVATSTVALLGAAWFGSGLLRSTRHQPPPEAVVWYDRGTTAMREGAYFQASKALERALALDGAFAMARVRRAEAYTEMGLTDRARDDLLQAMALVPDRSALSVTESTYVDAVAATLSRDLRTAVDKYALIADTAADADKSAAYVDLGRAHERNEDLDRAIDAYATASRLDPQAGTAFLRSGILYGRRQQVKEAETAFSKAEDIYRAMSSQEGLAEVYYQKGTLLARLRRVPEARAALEQSLAISRASSSEYQAIRTSLQLSNVYYAAGDSTRAKTIAADAVQAAQRLNSRSLATNGLIDLGYTLLARGEFVETRGYLQQALDLAREDKAPRLEARARLALGSLSTQDGALDEAIAHLTAALKFFQPAGYRTETSNALILLGRAYVDKGDYAVAMKAFSEQLALARQSGDPARLAAAHSSIGVLLGDNQEQYAEALPHFAESYRINRSTGARIAMGWDQINRASSLSALGRYDEARASLDEAHDIAAEPEAGFKSQLAWVEVIRAQMALSLGDRGVARTRAAAALALSEPDYKEAALQARQTLATVEVMSGAREKAIALVGEAVATARTLKVPRLVSTALLASAEVRMAAGDAAGALADAQAAQPVFAAGGQQESAWRAWLVMARARQSAGNSSQAQDDAAHAEASRAALQARWGDDAYRGYERRPDIQARLTALAQLRGSPRSVNPRKETTHGKQAR; from the coding sequence ATGCGGCTCTTGGTACGGTCGGAGATCAGCCACTATCGCATCGTCCGGAAGTTGGGGTCGGGCGGGATGGGTGAGGTCTTTCTTGCGGAAGACACCACGCTCGGCCGCAAGGTCGCCATCAAGATGCTGCCCGACACCAACGTCGGCAGCGAGGTGGCACGTCGACGGCTGATCAACGAGGCCAGGGCCGCCGCGGCGCTCGATCACCCCAACATCTGCGCCATCCACGAGATCGGCGAAGAGGACGGCTGCGTCTTCGTCGTCATGCAGTACGTCGAAGGCGAGACGCTGGCCGAGCGCATCGCCCGCCAGCCACTCTCGCCCGCCGACGTGCTGGACATCGGCATCCAGGCGACCCAGGCCCTGGAAGCGGCGCACGCCGCCGGCGTGATTCACCGCGACATCAAGCCCCAGAACATCATCGTCACGCCACGCGGCCAGCTGAAGATCCTGGACTTCGGGTTGGCGAAACTGGCGCCGGCCGACCTGGCCGACACGCAGACCAGCGAGCGCCTCACGCTGGCCGGCACCGTGCTCGGCACGCCGGCCTTCATGTCGCCGGAGCAGTTGCGCGGCCTGGACATCGACGCGCGCGCCGACATCTACGCGCTCGGCGCCACGCTCTACGAGTGCGCCACCGGCCGGGCGGCCTTCGGCGGCGGCACGCTGGTGGACGTGGCGATGCGGGTGATGAGCGTCACGCCGCCGCCACCCTCCGAGGTCAACACGGCGATGCCGCCGGCGCTGGACGCGATCATCGCGAAGGCGATGGCCAGGGATGCGTCGGCGCGCTACCAGTCGGCGCGGCTGCTCCACGACGATCTGCGCGGACTCGAGCACTCGCTCGCCGGGGCGACGCTGCCGCCGACCGTGACCGGCCCGGCGCCCGTGCCCGTGGGCGGCAGGTCCGTCCGATTCTGGACGCTGGTGGCGACGTCGACCGTCGCCCTGCTCGGCGCGGCGTGGTTCGGATCCGGGCTGCTGCGGTCGACCCGTCACCAGCCTCCTCCCGAGGCCGTCGTGTGGTACGACCGCGGCACCACGGCGATGCGCGAGGGCGCGTACTTCCAGGCGAGCAAGGCACTCGAGCGCGCCCTGGCCCTCGACGGGGCCTTCGCCATGGCGCGGGTGCGGCGGGCCGAGGCGTACACGGAGATGGGCCTCACCGACCGGGCCCGCGACGACCTGCTGCAGGCCATGGCGCTGGTGCCCGATCGCTCGGCGCTCTCGGTCACCGAGTCGACGTACGTGGACGCGGTCGCGGCCACGCTGAGCCGGGACCTCAGGACGGCGGTCGACAAGTACGCGCTGATCGCCGACACGGCCGCCGACGCGGACAAGTCGGCCGCCTACGTCGACCTCGGCCGCGCCCATGAGCGCAACGAGGATCTCGATCGCGCGATCGACGCGTACGCCACGGCGAGCCGGCTCGATCCGCAGGCTGGCACCGCGTTCCTGCGATCGGGCATCCTCTACGGCCGTCGCCAGCAGGTGAAGGAAGCCGAGACGGCCTTCTCGAAGGCGGAGGACATCTACCGGGCGATGTCGAGTCAGGAAGGCCTGGCCGAGGTGTACTACCAGAAGGGCACGCTGCTGGCCCGGCTCCGGCGCGTGCCCGAGGCCAGGGCCGCCCTCGAGCAGTCGCTGGCGATCTCGCGCGCGTCGTCCAGTGAGTACCAGGCCATCCGGACGTCGCTGCAACTGAGCAACGTGTACTACGCGGCCGGTGACAGCACCCGAGCCAAGACGATCGCCGCCGACGCCGTCCAGGCGGCGCAGCGCCTCAACAGCCGCTCGCTGGCCACCAACGGCCTGATCGACCTCGGATACACGCTGCTGGCGCGTGGCGAGTTCGTCGAGACGCGCGGCTACCTGCAGCAGGCGCTGGATCTGGCCCGTGAGGACAAGGCGCCGCGCCTCGAAGCGCGCGCCCGCCTCGCGCTCGGCAGCCTGAGCACGCAGGACGGTGCCCTCGACGAGGCGATCGCCCACCTCACGGCGGCGCTGAAGTTCTTCCAGCCGGCGGGCTACCGCACCGAGACGTCCAACGCCCTGATCCTGCTGGGGCGGGCCTACGTGGACAAGGGTGACTACGCGGTCGCGATGAAGGCCTTCAGCGAGCAGTTGGCGCTGGCCAGGCAGTCAGGCGACCCGGCACGACTGGCGGCCGCGCATTCCAGCATCGGGGTGCTGCTCGGCGACAACCAGGAGCAGTACGCCGAGGCCCTGCCCCACTTCGCCGAGAGCTACCGCATCAACAGGTCGACCGGCGCGCGCATCGCCATGGGGTGGGACCAGATCAATCGTGCTTCTTCGCTGTCGGCGCTGGGCCGGTATGACGAGGCGCGCGCCTCGCTCGACGAAGCGCACGACATCGCCGCCGAGCCCGAGGCCGGATTCAAGTCGCAGCTGGCCTGGGTAGAGGTGATCCGCGCGCAGATGGCCCTGAGCTTGGGCGACCGCGGCGTCGCCAGGACGCGTGCCGCGGCGGCGCTCGCCCTGTCGGAACCCGACTACAAGGAAGCCGCGCTCCAGGCCAGGCAGACGCTCGCGACCGTCGAGGTGATGTCGGGCGCCCGGGAGAAGGCGATCGCGCTCGTCGGGGAGGCCGTCGCCACCGCCCGGACCCTGAAGGTGCCGCGCCTCGTGTCGACGGCGCTGCTCGCGTCGGCCGAGGTGCGCATGGCCGCCGGTGATGCCGCGGGCGCGCTCGCCGACGCGCAGGCCGCGCAGCCTGTCTTCGCGGCGGGCGGACAGCAGGAATCGGCATGGCGTGCGTGGCTGGTGATGGCACGCGCGAGGCAATCGGCAGGCAACAGCTCGCAGGCCCAGGATGACGCGGCCCACGCGGAGGCCAGTCGCGCCGCGCTGCAGGCACGTTGGGGCGACGATGCGTACCGCGGGTACGAACGGCGTCCCGACATCCAGGCCCGCTTGACGGCACTCGCGCAGCTGCGTGGGTCGCCACGGTCGGTCAACCCACGAAAGGAGACAACGCATGGCAAGCAAGCAAGGTGA
- a CDS encoding NrsF family protein produces MNTDELIQRLGDDLAPVTPLAPPARRAAGWLLGAAAYVGGMAALAVSRHGHAAVTAEPLYVAQQATVVVMAASAAVAAFASVVPGRNRKWLAVPLVPAAVAILLLALGCIGDLHRLGSLGVGAETDWPCVISIAVGGVALWGVAMTMLRRGAALSARTTGALAALAALGAANLEACVTRPHAFTITIVVWHGLTAIVLLAVLSSVAPRVLPWPIVGRPARR; encoded by the coding sequence ATGAACACCGATGAACTGATCCAGCGGCTGGGCGACGACCTGGCCCCCGTCACGCCGCTCGCGCCCCCGGCACGACGCGCCGCGGGGTGGCTGCTCGGCGCTGCCGCCTACGTCGGCGGCATGGCCGCGCTCGCCGTCTCGCGGCATGGCCACGCCGCCGTCACGGCCGAGCCGCTCTACGTCGCGCAGCAGGCCACGGTCGTCGTCATGGCCGCCAGTGCCGCCGTCGCCGCGTTCGCGTCGGTCGTACCGGGCAGGAACCGCAAGTGGCTCGCCGTCCCACTCGTGCCGGCGGCGGTGGCGATCCTGCTGCTCGCCCTCGGCTGCATCGGCGATCTCCATCGCCTCGGCAGCCTGGGCGTGGGCGCCGAGACCGACTGGCCGTGCGTCATCTCGATCGCCGTCGGTGGCGTGGCGTTGTGGGGCGTCGCCATGACGATGCTGCGACGTGGCGCGGCGCTCTCGGCACGCACCACCGGCGCGCTGGCGGCGTTGGCGGCCCTGGGCGCCGCCAACCTGGAAGCGTGCGTCACGCGCCCGCACGCATTCACCATCACCATCGTCGTCTGGCACGGCCTGACGGCCATCGTCCTGCTGGCGGTCCTGAGCAGCGTGGCGCCCCGGGTGCTGCCCTGGCCGATCGTCGGCCGTCCGGCCCGCCGTTGA
- a CDS encoding S41 family peptidase, whose translation MAEVEIGKRRALMDIARARNGRRTEQDLDTFLERAEKRAGLSREERLRIVEQALLVMEMNYVHLPMKRAIHAIDPIQQLKLLRFQLAEWNASLEPTIDFHRRMLSIFGSTRDLHTLYLLPQPFRDCTAFLPFLIEQCFDRSGEHFIVTRTALRDEDARCQSEDGREARFERGVEVLAWNGVPIARAIEINGESQAGSNPDARFARGLDNLTIRPLNSTLPPDEMWVDIVFRANNGVVATHRSSWLVHTTRDTGDDAAWSSSKRTALDVKRTRILEVKKDLYPRADAETLGSIEDVLYAVKKTVRGQALGYIRIFSFDVEDARRFRTAFARLITRDGFPQDGLVIDVRGNPGGNIRAAESLLQLLTPNTIEPESFEFLNTPLNFQICKFAPDDWNLERWLPSIGDSVMTGATYSAGFPLTLEPLCNGVGQVYYGPVVLITDALSYSATDIFAAGFQDNEVGPVLGTSGNTGAGGANFWSLDDLLRAQEQAPTSPFRKLPRGAELIVAMRRSVRVGLRAGSPLEEFGVLPDVLHYMTRRDILSDNVDLLSRAARLIRQRPSYRLSVTPVGGNGARRVLVTAASTVPTSRDSRRIARVDLYVDGRPVPSIDAVDGAVAPTEVEIAGPGRSRHAFEAQAWDGAGKLVAVCRASIR comes from the coding sequence ATGGCTGAAGTCGAGATCGGCAAGCGGCGGGCCCTGATGGACATCGCCCGCGCACGCAACGGGCGACGCACCGAGCAGGACCTCGACACCTTCCTCGAGCGAGCCGAGAAGCGGGCCGGCCTCTCCAGGGAGGAGCGCCTGCGCATCGTCGAGCAGGCGCTGCTGGTGATGGAGATGAACTACGTCCACCTGCCGATGAAGCGGGCCATCCACGCCATCGACCCCATCCAGCAGCTCAAGCTCCTCAGGTTCCAACTCGCCGAGTGGAACGCTTCGCTCGAGCCCACGATCGACTTCCATCGGCGGATGCTGTCGATCTTCGGGTCGACGCGCGACCTGCACACGCTCTACCTGCTGCCGCAGCCGTTCCGTGACTGCACCGCGTTCCTGCCCTTCCTCATCGAGCAATGCTTCGACCGCAGCGGTGAGCACTTCATCGTGACGCGCACGGCGCTGCGCGACGAGGACGCGCGGTGCCAGTCGGAGGACGGTCGCGAGGCACGGTTCGAGCGCGGCGTGGAGGTGCTGGCGTGGAACGGCGTGCCGATCGCGCGAGCCATCGAGATCAACGGCGAGTCGCAGGCCGGGAGCAACCCCGATGCACGGTTCGCGCGCGGCCTCGACAACCTGACGATCCGTCCGCTCAACAGCACCCTGCCTCCCGACGAGATGTGGGTGGACATCGTCTTCCGCGCCAACAACGGTGTCGTCGCGACCCATCGGTCGTCCTGGCTGGTGCACACGACCCGCGACACCGGCGACGACGCGGCCTGGTCGAGCAGCAAGCGGACCGCACTCGACGTCAAGCGGACGCGCATCCTCGAGGTCAAGAAGGACCTCTACCCGCGCGCCGACGCCGAGACGCTCGGCTCGATCGAGGACGTCCTGTACGCGGTGAAGAAGACGGTGCGCGGCCAGGCCCTGGGCTACATCCGCATCTTCAGCTTCGACGTCGAGGACGCGCGGCGCTTCCGCACGGCGTTCGCCCGGCTGATCACCAGGGACGGCTTTCCGCAGGATGGCCTGGTCATCGACGTACGCGGCAACCCGGGCGGCAACATCCGCGCGGCCGAATCGCTGCTGCAGTTGCTCACGCCCAACACCATCGAACCGGAGTCGTTCGAGTTTCTCAACACGCCGCTGAACTTCCAGATCTGCAAGTTCGCGCCTGACGACTGGAACCTCGAGCGATGGCTGCCCTCGATCGGCGACTCGGTGATGACCGGCGCGACCTACTCGGCGGGCTTCCCGCTCACGCTCGAGCCGCTGTGCAACGGCGTCGGCCAGGTGTACTACGGCCCGGTCGTGCTGATCACCGACGCCCTGTCCTACAGCGCCACGGACATTTTCGCCGCCGGCTTCCAGGACAACGAGGTGGGCCCCGTGCTCGGGACCAGCGGCAACACCGGCGCCGGCGGCGCCAACTTCTGGTCGCTCGACGACCTGCTGCGAGCGCAGGAACAGGCTCCGACCTCGCCGTTCAGGAAGCTGCCCAGGGGCGCCGAGCTCATCGTCGCGATGCGGCGAAGCGTGCGGGTCGGCCTGCGCGCCGGCTCGCCGCTCGAGGAGTTCGGCGTCCTGCCCGACGTGCTGCACTACATGACCAGGCGCGACATCCTGAGCGACAACGTCGACCTGCTGTCGCGGGCAGCACGGCTGATTCGGCAACGGCCGTCGTACCGACTGTCGGTGACGCCCGTCGGCGGCAACGGCGCCCGCCGCGTCCTGGTCACCGCGGCGTCCACGGTGCCAACCTCGAGGGACAGCCGCAGGATCGCCCGGGTGGACCTGTACGTGGACGGTCGACCGGTCCCCTCGATCGACGCCGTGGACGGCGCCGTTGCGCCCACCGAGGTGGAGATTGCCGGCCCTGGCCGGTCACGCCACGCCTTCGAGGCACAGGCCTGGGACGGCGCGGGGAAGCTCGTCGCCGTCTGCCGCGCGAGCATCCGATAG
- a CDS encoding RNA polymerase sigma factor produces the protein MGDTDLFDQQLRLLMRDVQAGDKAAYVAVLSAVTPRLRRFIRAQRRFLDEADVEDLVQDVLLSLHGSLATYDVSRPFMPWVLVIARYRLADAARRHSGHAREVRAGDVGVTLDDVSANPVDDGVGDLEALQAAIGHLPAGQRQAIELLKLQELSLKEAAAATGASVGALKVATHRAMHSLRRLLGAAQADDEHR, from the coding sequence ATGGGCGACACCGACCTGTTCGACCAGCAGTTGCGGTTGCTGATGCGCGACGTCCAGGCGGGCGACAAGGCGGCGTACGTCGCCGTGCTGTCGGCCGTCACGCCGCGGCTGCGGCGCTTCATCCGGGCGCAGCGGCGCTTCCTCGACGAGGCAGACGTAGAGGATCTGGTGCAGGACGTCCTCCTGTCGCTGCACGGGTCGCTGGCGACCTACGACGTGTCGCGGCCGTTCATGCCCTGGGTGCTGGTGATTGCGCGATACCGGCTTGCCGATGCCGCCCGCCGCCACTCGGGCCATGCGCGCGAGGTGCGCGCCGGCGACGTCGGCGTAACCTTGGACGACGTCTCGGCGAACCCCGTAGATGACGGAGTCGGTGATCTCGAGGCCCTGCAGGCCGCGATTGGTCACCTGCCGGCCGGCCAGCGGCAGGCCATCGAGCTGCTGAAGCTGCAGGAGCTGTCGCTGAAGGAGGCGGCGGCGGCAACAGGCGCCAGCGTCGGCGCACTGAAGGTGGCGACCCACCGCGCCATGCACTCGCTCCGACGCCTGCTCGGCGCGGCACAGGCAGACGATGAACACCGATGA
- a CDS encoding DinB family protein: MTTSPDAVRAHLVRLLEWEDAHVSLEQAVAGLPADRRGARVAGFPHSPWELLEHIRIAQADILEYCTSPTYVHTRRWPEDYWPAAAAPPSDAAWADTLERCRADRRALQALATTVEDLGRPVPTGAPDHTYLRAFLLAADHAAYHVGQLVAVRRALGAWPT; this comes from the coding sequence ATGACCACATCGCCCGATGCCGTCCGCGCCCACCTGGTCCGCCTGCTCGAGTGGGAGGACGCGCACGTCTCGCTCGAGCAGGCCGTCGCCGGGCTGCCTGCCGATCGACGCGGTGCCCGCGTTGCCGGCTTCCCGCACTCGCCATGGGAGTTGCTGGAGCACATCCGTATCGCGCAAGCCGACATCCTCGAGTACTGCACCAGCCCGACCTACGTGCACACGCGGCGCTGGCCCGAGGACTACTGGCCGGCGGCCGCGGCGCCGCCGTCCGATGCGGCGTGGGCCGACACGCTCGAGCGCTGTCGGGCTGACCGCAGGGCGTTGCAGGCCCTGGCCACGACCGTCGAGGATCTCGGCCGCCCGGTGCCCACCGGCGCCCCGGACCACACGTACCTCCGCGCCTTCCTGCTGGCGGCCGACCATGCCGCGTACCACGTCGGCCAGCTGGTGGCCGTGCGGCGCGCGCTTGGCGCGTGGCCGACCTGA
- a CDS encoding VOC family protein has protein sequence MRAAVSVLCLCALVLLQASPASAQLTAASDAAVVYGHHHVNATSVAAHTAFLVDGLGGVPVTIAGRQVVTFPNVLVFLREQVPTGGSVGTTADHLGLSVPDLRPVIARLKAAGHRMITREAVPAEWTVTDDMATNPAGGAPIAFVLGPDDLKVELVQVSGQVAPVALNHVHFFGPDREAMQAWYVKVLGASAAAPAAGNRFLRATLPGVGLNFTASPRPVVATKGRVVDHVGFEVHDLPAFLRRLQGLGIVAENVRKVPELGIDIAFITDPWGTLIELTEGLDAIR, from the coding sequence ATGCGTGCGGCCGTGTCCGTCCTGTGCCTCTGCGCCCTCGTCCTGCTGCAGGCCTCTCCGGCGTCGGCGCAGTTGACTGCCGCCAGTGACGCGGCCGTCGTCTACGGGCATCACCACGTCAATGCGACGAGCGTGGCGGCGCACACGGCGTTCCTGGTCGACGGCCTCGGCGGCGTGCCCGTCACCATCGCCGGCCGGCAGGTGGTCACGTTCCCCAACGTGCTCGTCTTCCTGCGTGAGCAGGTGCCGACCGGTGGCTCGGTCGGGACCACGGCCGATCACCTCGGCTTGTCGGTTCCAGACCTGCGCCCGGTGATCGCGCGGCTCAAGGCCGCCGGTCACCGGATGATCACCCGCGAGGCGGTGCCCGCCGAGTGGACCGTGACCGACGACATGGCGACCAACCCGGCGGGCGGCGCCCCGATCGCCTTCGTGCTCGGCCCCGACGATCTCAAGGTGGAACTCGTCCAGGTCAGCGGGCAGGTTGCGCCCGTCGCGCTGAATCACGTCCACTTCTTCGGGCCGGATCGCGAGGCGATGCAGGCCTGGTATGTGAAGGTCCTGGGCGCGAGCGCCGCTGCCCCGGCGGCCGGCAACCGGTTCCTGCGGGCGACGCTGCCGGGTGTGGGATTGAACTTCACCGCGTCGCCGCGACCGGTGGTCGCCACGAAGGGCCGGGTGGTGGACCACGTCGGGTTCGAGGTGCACGACCTGCCGGCGTTCCTGCGCAGGCTGCAGGGACTCGGCATCGTGGCCGAGAACGTCCGCAAGGTGCCCGAGCTCGGCATCGACATCGCGTTCATCACCGATCCCTGGGGCACGCTGATCGAGCTGACCGAGGGACTCGACGCGATCCGCTGA
- a CDS encoding SUMF1/EgtB/PvdO family nonheme iron enzyme, whose amino-acid sequence MTAPGLDEVFARIPEGWFEMGSDDGPAEEAPVHRVWVAAFALAVYPVTCRAYAQFLDATGHERPREWSLFSTIPDRPVVGVSWLDCQAYCRWRAAAGTPVRLPTEAEWERAARGGIDGQRYPWGEAIPGWMPQGGRGPLDGPWPVTLGEPNPFGLYGIAANVHEWCADWYASDYYRASPSRQPLGPDAGVRRASRGGSWRHAVTISRCAARSRLDPSYRYTDYGFRVALAQP is encoded by the coding sequence ATGACCGCCCCTGGCCTCGACGAGGTCTTCGCGCGCATCCCCGAAGGCTGGTTCGAGATGGGCAGCGACGATGGCCCGGCCGAGGAGGCGCCGGTACACCGTGTGTGGGTGGCCGCCTTCGCCCTCGCGGTGTATCCGGTGACGTGCCGGGCCTACGCGCAGTTCCTCGACGCGACCGGCCACGAGCGCCCTCGCGAGTGGTCGCTGTTCTCCACGATCCCCGATCGTCCCGTCGTCGGCGTGAGTTGGCTCGACTGCCAGGCGTACTGCCGTTGGCGTGCCGCGGCAGGCACGCCGGTGCGGCTGCCGACCGAGGCGGAGTGGGAACGTGCCGCGCGAGGCGGCATCGACGGGCAGCGGTATCCATGGGGCGAGGCCATTCCTGGGTGGATGCCGCAGGGAGGTCGTGGTCCACTCGACGGTCCATGGCCGGTGACGCTGGGGGAGCCGAACCCGTTCGGGCTGTACGGCATCGCGGCCAACGTGCACGAGTGGTGCGCGGACTGGTACGCGTCCGATTACTATCGCGCCTCCCCGTCACGCCAGCCACTCGGGCCGGACGCCGGCGTCCGCCGCGCGTCGCGTGGCGGGTCGTGGCGGCACGCGGTCACCATCAGCCGCTGCGCCGCGCGTAGCCGGCTCGATCCGTCCTACCGCTACACCGACTACGGCTTCAGGGTGGCGCTGGCCCAGCCGTGA
- a CDS encoding CsbD family protein, whose translation MANDINRRDDSATEELSAFGERVKGAAKDAVGSVTGNPSLERQGELENAEGRARQARNDVFDETDGVPNRTVTSGTGYTTTGTSGTGTVGEEVSATAQRVKGAAKDATGSLLGLDRMEREGEAENAMGRARQQSNDAVGSPSTARTSAVTRPLVTGLYNTPEQASRAYDHLTTTHGYKADDIDVLMSDETRKRNFSGAEPGKELEQGSKAAEGAGIGGATGMGIGAALGALLAAASAVAIPGLGLVVAGPIAGALAGAGAGGAAGSLLGALIGAGIPEERAQVYDRGIREGGIVLGTRARDEAHAAELEREFTTHGGRDIVR comes from the coding sequence ATGGCCAACGACATCAACCGTCGAGACGATAGCGCGACCGAAGAACTGTCTGCATTCGGCGAACGCGTGAAGGGTGCTGCCAAGGATGCGGTGGGGTCGGTGACGGGCAACCCCAGCCTCGAGCGTCAAGGTGAGTTGGAGAATGCCGAGGGTCGGGCCCGACAAGCCCGCAACGACGTCTTCGATGAGACCGACGGCGTGCCCAACCGGACCGTCACCAGCGGCACTGGCTACACGACCACAGGGACCAGCGGTACCGGCACCGTCGGCGAGGAAGTGTCGGCGACCGCCCAGCGGGTGAAGGGCGCGGCCAAGGACGCCACCGGGTCGCTGCTCGGTCTGGACCGCATGGAACGGGAAGGCGAGGCCGAGAACGCGATGGGACGGGCCCGCCAGCAGAGCAACGACGCGGTCGGCAGCCCGTCGACGGCACGCACGTCAGCCGTGACGCGCCCGCTCGTCACCGGCCTCTACAACACGCCCGAGCAGGCAAGCCGCGCGTACGACCACCTGACCACCACGCACGGCTACAAGGCCGACGACATCGACGTGCTGATGTCGGACGAGACCCGCAAGCGCAACTTCAGTGGCGCCGAGCCCGGCAAGGAACTCGAGCAGGGCAGCAAGGCCGCTGAAGGCGCCGGCATCGGCGGTGCCACCGGCATGGGCATCGGCGCGGCGCTGGGCGCGCTGCTCGCGGCGGCCTCGGCCGTCGCCATTCCCGGCCTCGGGCTGGTCGTTGCCGGACCCATCGCGGGCGCACTCGCGGGCGCTGGCGCCGGCGGCGCGGCAGGCTCGCTGCTCGGCGCGCTGATCGGCGCGGGCATTCCCGAGGAGCGCGCGCAGGTCTACGACCGCGGCATTCGTGAGGGCGGCATCGTGCTGGGCACGCGGGCCCGCGACGAGGCCCATGCCGCGGAGCTCGAGCGCGAGTTCACCACGCACGGCGGACGCGACATCGTCCGATAG
- a CDS encoding DUF2282 domain-containing protein — MNTRYIVATAFATAIAAPALLSAQKHVDAPSFKAEKCYGVAKAGKNDCASMGNNSCGGSSKRDADPKAWIFVPEGYCERIVGGSKTPK, encoded by the coding sequence ATGAACACCCGCTACATCGTCGCCACCGCCTTCGCCACTGCGATTGCCGCCCCCGCTCTCCTGTCGGCCCAGAAGCACGTCGACGCCCCGAGCTTCAAGGCCGAGAAGTGCTACGGCGTGGCCAAGGCCGGCAAGAACGACTGCGCCTCGATGGGCAACAACTCCTGCGGCGGCAGCTCGAAGCGCGACGCCGACCCGAAGGCATGGATTTTCGTGCCCGAAGGCTACTGCGAACGCATCGTCGGCGGCAGCAAGACGCCGAAGTAG
- a CDS encoding DUF1214 domain-containing protein — MRIDSARRRSVSSPAPALACACVALVAVAACGRADTASPAPVTSTSTPPAASPAPAAPAATARTVPDLDDPRFWRKTADGKVIVTPDNFVRAESDVYMAAQVKDGAFGHFKHTREPAPVDRQLIVRLNRDTIYSSAVFDLEAGPVTITLPDPGTRFQSALVINQDHYNPQVAYGGGALTLTKETVGTRYAMVGIRILADPADPADMKAANALQDAITVSQPGGPGTFEVPQWDPVSQKKVREALIALSSTIPDLRYAAGPNKEAVDPVRRIAAAASGWGLNPDKDAVYLNVFPEKNDGRTPYRLTVKDVPVDAFWSVTAYTAEGYFNRNDLNAYAINSITGKKSEDGAITIQFGNCSKSTPNCLPVRQGWNYMVRLYRPRQAILDGTWSFPSAAPMS; from the coding sequence ATGCGTATCGATTCCGCCCGACGCCGTTCGGTGAGCAGTCCCGCGCCTGCCCTTGCCTGCGCGTGTGTGGCGCTGGTGGCCGTTGCCGCCTGCGGGCGCGCCGACACCGCATCGCCGGCGCCCGTCACCTCGACGTCCACGCCGCCCGCCGCGTCCCCCGCGCCTGCCGCTCCCGCTGCAACGGCGCGGACGGTGCCGGACCTTGACGATCCGCGGTTCTGGCGCAAGACCGCCGATGGCAAGGTGATCGTGACGCCGGACAACTTCGTGCGCGCCGAGTCCGACGTCTACATGGCCGCGCAGGTCAAGGACGGCGCGTTCGGGCACTTCAAGCACACGCGCGAGCCTGCGCCCGTCGACCGGCAACTGATCGTGCGGCTCAACCGCGACACGATCTACTCGTCGGCGGTGTTCGACCTCGAGGCCGGTCCGGTCACCATCACCTTGCCTGATCCGGGGACGCGCTTCCAGTCGGCACTGGTCATCAACCAGGACCATTACAACCCGCAGGTCGCCTACGGCGGCGGTGCGCTCACCCTGACGAAGGAAACCGTGGGCACCCGCTATGCGATGGTCGGCATCCGCATCCTGGCCGACCCTGCCGACCCGGCGGACATGAAGGCGGCCAACGCGCTGCAGGACGCCATCACCGTCAGCCAGCCTGGTGGCCCGGGCACGTTCGAGGTGCCGCAGTGGGATCCGGTCAGCCAGAAGAAGGTCCGCGAGGCGCTGATCGCGTTGTCCAGCACCATCCCGGACCTGCGCTACGCCGCCGGTCCGAACAAGGAGGCTGTCGACCCGGTGCGTCGCATCGCGGCCGCGGCGTCGGGCTGGGGACTCAACCCGGACAAGGACGCGGTGTACCTGAACGTGTTCCCGGAGAAGAACGACGGCAGGACGCCCTACCGGCTGACGGTCAAGGACGTGCCCGTGGACGCCTTCTGGTCGGTGACCGCCTACACCGCCGAGGGCTACTTCAACCGCAACGACCTGAACGCCTACGCCATCAACAGCATCACCGGCAAGAAAAGCGAGGACGGCGCCATCACGATCCAGTTCGGCAACTGCTCGAAGTCGACGCCGAACTGCCTCCCGGTGCGCCAGGGGTGGAACTACATGGTTCGTCTCTACCGGCCCCGGCAGGCGATCCTCGACGGCACGTGGTCCTTTCCATCCGCCGCACCCATGTCCTGA